In Nostoc sp. CENA543, a single genomic region encodes these proteins:
- a CDS encoding AAA-like domain-containing protein: protein MLFLWHGNIQNKNVQNRPKSSMLDSEDQIQLNTAQLQQQRRVASLRRLQSEIDLLEKAYALQSQKVASIRKEWQLETDPSRKFQYSHQLQEAEQTLTELGDKLKALEQEVQAIADVILAVEQGIYVTRPPHEDKCYQAITQPGALIRIKAPQKMGKTLLLEKILNYARQQGYRTAKLDLKLAEVEILKDLKTFLQWICVDVADSLELEPQLAKHWQEVFGVNKNCTRYFQKYLLSSSDKPLVLAIDNFERLFNYPEIFPQFCLLLRGWYEAAKSSDHIGNIWKKLRLVIVHSTESYPSLDINHSPFNVGSTIELLEFNLQQVIELANQNNLGKQREQDLSAFMGLIGGHPYLMQQAINHLKNQQVTPEELLRLAPTEQGIFRDHLRQQFQHLQRNPQLELGYKKVVMTNTPVMLDTEVTFKLHSLGLVKLVSNDCVPSCDLYRQYFSNRLG from the coding sequence ATGCTATTTTTGTGGCATGGTAACATTCAAAACAAGAATGTTCAAAATCGCCCAAAATCATCAATGCTGGACTCAGAAGACCAAATACAACTGAATACAGCCCAATTGCAGCAACAGCGACGGGTTGCTTCCCTGCGTAGGCTGCAATCTGAAATAGATTTGCTAGAAAAAGCCTACGCACTCCAAAGCCAGAAAGTTGCAAGCATACGCAAAGAATGGCAGCTTGAAACTGATCCATCTCGCAAGTTTCAATACAGTCACCAACTTCAGGAAGCAGAACAAACGCTGACGGAATTGGGTGACAAGTTGAAAGCACTGGAACAGGAAGTACAAGCTATTGCGGATGTAATATTGGCGGTAGAGCAGGGTATATATGTTACTAGACCACCCCATGAAGATAAATGCTATCAGGCTATTACTCAACCAGGGGCATTGATTCGCATTAAAGCCCCTCAGAAAATGGGGAAAACTCTCCTGCTGGAGAAAATACTAAACTATGCCAGACAACAAGGTTATCGAACAGCGAAATTAGATTTAAAATTAGCTGAAGTTGAGATTCTAAAGGATTTAAAAACTTTTTTGCAATGGATTTGTGTTGATGTTGCTGATAGTTTAGAACTAGAACCTCAATTGGCGAAACACTGGCAAGAAGTCTTTGGAGTGAACAAAAATTGTACGCGCTATTTTCAAAAATATTTATTGTCTAGTAGTGATAAACCCCTAGTTCTAGCAATTGATAATTTTGAGAGATTATTTAATTATCCAGAGATTTTTCCTCAATTCTGTTTATTATTGCGTGGATGGTATGAAGCAGCTAAATCAAGTGATCATATTGGTAATATTTGGAAGAAACTACGCTTAGTCATTGTTCATTCCACAGAATCTTATCCCTCATTAGACATTAATCATTCTCCTTTTAATGTGGGATCAACAATTGAGTTACTAGAATTTAATCTGCAACAAGTTATAGAACTTGCCAATCAAAATAATTTAGGAAAGCAGAGAGAACAAGACTTGAGTGCATTCATGGGATTAATTGGCGGACATCCTTATTTAATGCAACAAGCAATCAATCATCTAAAAAATCAGCAAGTCACCCCAGAGGAACTTTTGAGACTAGCACCCACAGAACAGGGAATTTTTAGGGATCATTTGCGACAACAATTTCAGCATTTACAACGTAATCCCCAACTGGAGTTAGGGTATAAAAAAGTAGTCATGACAAATACCCCTGTCATGCTAGATACTGAAGTTACATTCAAATTGCATAGTTTAGGGTTAGTCAAACTTGTGAGTAATGATTGCGTGCCTAGTTGTGATTTATATCGTCAGTATTTCTCAAATCGTTTGGGGTAG
- a CDS encoding AAA-like domain-containing protein, which yields MVDQYIFSGSLPENASTYVTREADAELYEGLKAGRFCYVLNSRQSGKSSLRVRTMQRLRNYGVKCAAIDLSSGGIQNVPPEEWYADLIDTLIDTFDIDLDFGDWWEANQLNTLVTRFRKFIEEVLLVKVPENIVIFIDEIDSVLSLNFPTDDFFALIRACYNKRVDNPEYNRLTFCLLGVASPSNLIADKQRTPFNIGNAISLKGFQLHEVAPLEQGLHGKFSNPQAIIQEILQWTGGQPFLTQKLCQLMIEESARDNPRSVAEVVRTQMIENWTSQDEPEHLRTIQSRILKNEQRAGYLLELYQHIRLSEEQFEVTADDTLEQSELQLSGLIVRQQGKLRIYNQIYREVFDQNWIDNHLKNLRPYSESFRFWVASGCNDDSRLLRGKALQEAEEWAINRNLSYQDRQFLAASKEKEIQEEIVAQEQEAALEREKKDREAAEARTQLLSQANQKAQRTISVGFVVLVLAVLGATTVGIFSINQVKTANYQVNKANSKVDKAKQLERKATENAAQADTRKQQAEKGERLALEKVIDADEKAKKAQREAKDEQNRASKFQQDAKKAIQYLNTAQSELNRNNNKLVSTKKQLLEAQRKDKEFTARLQKIESELQKTNEKSQEAQKEVTNVQQLVALAGELRQGNESASNEALRLAALSFNIDNHQLKQALLFAAKSQAYQQFKDKNELANPEIEKSNQYLSKADKSKLASSQGLQIQVLFHKNQGALKAQTKDIQKALNSYKEAFNILKNYPTETDFTKDNQLITAEDIESVHRGLIEIISQTNTEEKLKKEVEGYLTQHLYAQLEYFLKPDNWQDKNWEAADLQTYRLMLNIAKREKEQYLDEDSIKNFSCDELRKIDQIWLNNSNKRFGFSVQKKMFERTGNRLGLKLGDWTSKDYENYLRFAEAVGWYNYKQENETSGSRGNWVRYEELLGRIKENSIEGSLPWGAKYFNLRRRLEEWRNFFSRAATCKV from the coding sequence ATGGTTGACCAATATATATTTTCTGGAAGTCTGCCTGAAAATGCTAGTACCTACGTCACCAGAGAAGCTGACGCAGAATTATATGAAGGGTTGAAAGCAGGAAGGTTTTGTTATGTGTTGAATTCGCGCCAGAGTGGTAAATCTAGTTTGCGGGTGCGAACCATGCAAAGACTGAGAAATTATGGCGTAAAATGTGCTGCAATAGACCTTTCATCAGGTGGTATTCAGAATGTCCCGCCGGAAGAATGGTATGCAGATTTAATTGATACCCTGATTGATACTTTTGATATAGATTTAGATTTTGGTGATTGGTGGGAGGCGAATCAGTTAAATACTTTAGTAACAAGATTTCGCAAGTTTATTGAAGAAGTTTTACTTGTGAAAGTGCCAGAAAATATTGTGATTTTTATTGATGAAATTGATAGTGTACTCAGTTTAAATTTTCCTACAGATGACTTTTTTGCTCTGATTCGGGCTTGTTATAATAAGCGTGTAGATAATCCTGAATATAATCGCTTGACTTTCTGTTTGCTGGGAGTCGCATCACCGAGTAATTTAATCGCAGATAAGCAACGTACTCCATTTAATATTGGTAATGCTATTTCCCTCAAGGGGTTTCAATTGCATGAAGTTGCACCTTTAGAACAGGGTTTGCATGGTAAATTTAGCAACCCCCAAGCAATAATACAGGAGATTTTGCAATGGACGGGGGGACAGCCATTTTTGACGCAAAAATTGTGTCAGTTAATGATAGAAGAATCAGCACGAGATAATCCTCGTTCTGTTGCAGAAGTTGTCAGAACCCAGATGATTGAAAATTGGACATCACAAGATGAACCAGAGCATTTAAGAACGATTCAATCTAGAATTCTGAAAAACGAACAACGAGCCGGATATTTATTAGAACTGTATCAACACATTCGCCTCAGTGAAGAACAATTTGAGGTGACAGCCGATGACACTTTAGAGCAAAGTGAGTTACAGCTTTCAGGATTAATTGTCAGACAGCAAGGTAAGCTGAGAATTTATAATCAAATTTATCGGGAAGTATTTGACCAAAATTGGATAGATAATCACTTAAAAAATCTCAGACCATATTCTGAGAGCTTTCGTTTTTGGGTAGCTTCTGGATGTAATGATGACTCACGACTGCTGAGAGGAAAGGCGTTACAAGAGGCGGAAGAGTGGGCAATAAATAGGAATTTAAGTTATCAGGATAGACAGTTTTTAGCTGCTAGTAAAGAGAAGGAGATTCAGGAAGAGATTGTTGCTCAAGAACAAGAAGCTGCTTTAGAAAGGGAAAAGAAAGATAGGGAAGCGGCGGAAGCAAGAACTCAATTACTGAGTCAAGCGAATCAGAAAGCTCAAAGAACAATTAGTGTTGGATTTGTTGTTTTAGTTCTAGCAGTTTTGGGAGCAACAACTGTAGGAATATTTTCTATTAATCAAGTTAAAACAGCAAATTATCAGGTAAATAAAGCTAATTCTAAAGTTGATAAAGCCAAACAACTAGAACGAAAAGCCACAGAGAATGCTGCACAAGCTGATACGAGAAAACAGCAAGCAGAAAAAGGTGAAAGATTAGCACTAGAAAAAGTAATAGACGCGGATGAAAAGGCTAAAAAAGCACAGCGAGAAGCGAAAGATGAGCAAAACAGAGCATCAAAATTTCAGCAGGATGCCAAAAAAGCAATACAATATTTAAATACGGCACAGAGTGAATTAAACAGAAATAATAATAAACTAGTATCTACTAAAAAACAGCTTTTAGAAGCTCAAAGAAAAGATAAAGAATTTACAGCAAGACTTCAAAAGATAGAATCTGAACTTCAAAAAACTAATGAAAAAAGTCAGGAAGCGCAAAAAGAAGTGACAAATGTTCAGCAACTCGTGGCACTGGCTGGAGAATTACGACAAGGAAATGAATCTGCTTCAAATGAAGCTTTAAGGCTAGCCGCGCTATCATTTAACATTGACAATCATCAATTGAAGCAAGCATTATTATTTGCGGCTAAGTCACAAGCTTATCAACAGTTTAAAGATAAGAATGAGTTAGCAAATCCAGAAATTGAAAAAAGCAATCAATATTTATCTAAAGCAGATAAGAGTAAATTAGCTTCTAGTCAAGGGTTGCAAATTCAAGTATTATTCCATAAAAATCAAGGTGCTTTAAAAGCTCAGACAAAGGACATTCAAAAGGCTTTAAACTCTTATAAAGAAGCATTTAATATTTTAAAGAATTATCCAACTGAAACTGATTTTACAAAAGATAATCAGTTAATCACAGCCGAAGATATTGAATCAGTTCATCGAGGGTTAATTGAGATAATCTCTCAGACAAACACAGAAGAAAAATTGAAAAAAGAAGTTGAAGGATATCTTACTCAACACTTATATGCTCAACTTGAATATTTCTTAAAGCCTGACAATTGGCAAGATAAAAATTGGGAAGCTGCTGATTTACAAACCTATAGACTCATGCTTAATATCGCTAAAAGAGAAAAAGAACAATATTTAGATGAAGACAGCATTAAGAATTTCTCTTGTGACGAACTGCGAAAAATAGATCAGATTTGGCTCAATAATTCAAACAAACGTTTTGGCTTTAGTGTGCAGAAGAAAATGTTTGAACGCACAGGAAACAGGCTGGGTTTAAAACTAGGAGATTGGACAAGTAAAGATTATGAAAATTATCTTCGGTTTGCCGAGGCGGTTGGATGGTATAATTACAAACAAGAAAATGAAACAAGCGGCTCAAGAGGTAACTGGGTGAGGTACGAGGAACTACTAGGCCGTATAAAAGAAAACTCTATAGAGGGGAGCTTACCTTGGGGAGCAAAATACTTTAATTTAAGGAGGAGATTAGAGGAGTGGAGGAATTTCTTCTCTCGCGCTGCGACTTGTAAAGTGTAA
- a CDS encoding tetratricopeptide repeat protein, translated as MLNLVVASGYASIAYIFYNSGDYQGAIENYSQAISLNPDDYISYFSRGIAHLMTKNYENAIADLTETIRLNPHYGEAYAERGVARAAVGDHQNAIEDCNRGIQLNPQYVRSYFGRGAARFYSGNYPGALEDFSMVASLEPSATADYNLGIYYYSQGTNSQAIKYLTQALYVNHNFIAAYYVRGNACYDLGDERGAFADFKEAKQIETAVAEKIDFDDEFALYARGLAYYRLGNPEIAIADLQSSAKVALQHQNMAFHQKVVDLTRDIQS; from the coding sequence ATGCTAAACCTAGTCGTTGCTTCTGGATATGCCAGCATTGCGTATATATTCTATAATTCCGGTGACTACCAAGGGGCAATAGAAAATTACAGTCAGGCAATTTCACTAAATCCCGATGATTATATATCTTATTTCAGTCGTGGTATAGCTCATCTCATGACGAAAAACTACGAAAACGCCATTGCAGATTTAACTGAAACTATTCGCCTGAACCCACATTATGGAGAGGCTTATGCTGAACGAGGTGTTGCTCGTGCAGCAGTGGGTGATCATCAAAATGCCATTGAAGATTGCAATCGTGGCATTCAATTAAATCCACAATATGTCAGAAGTTATTTTGGTAGAGGTGCAGCCCGTTTTTACTCTGGTAATTATCCTGGTGCATTAGAAGATTTTAGTATGGTAGCTAGCCTAGAACCTTCTGCTACTGCTGATTACAATTTGGGTATTTACTATTATTCTCAAGGCACTAATTCCCAAGCTATTAAATACTTAACTCAGGCATTATATGTAAATCATAACTTCATTGCCGCTTACTATGTGCGGGGTAATGCTTGTTATGATTTAGGCGATGAACGCGGTGCGTTTGCAGATTTCAAGGAAGCCAAACAAATTGAAACAGCAGTTGCAGAGAAAATAGATTTTGACGATGAGTTTGCTTTGTATGCCAGGGGTTTAGCTTATTATCGTTTAGGAAATCCAGAAATTGCGATCGCGGATCTGCAAAGTTCTGCTAAAGTTGCACTCCAGCATCAAAATATGGCTTTTCATCAAAAAGTCGTTGATTTGACAAGAGATATTCAATCTTAA